The Drosophila teissieri strain GT53w chromosome X, Prin_Dtei_1.1, whole genome shotgun sequence genome has a segment encoding these proteins:
- the LOC122624510 gene encoding uncharacterized protein LOC122624510 isoform X1 yields MHTNVRATQLRKRFAPCGAAKNFIWLASHVMCNSSSRWLRHGQLAHGIPSGTLQGHQYSRRWTRMATFGEARQSSLGQQSSQDALRKMSPCKPHPLAVDSGLASSPIATWPRVYMRSGHKVTPTNALYSLQKVPAGIWEYGHIPGTAGKGGLS; encoded by the exons ATGCACACAAATGTGAGGGCAACTCAATTACGGAAGCGTTTTGCGCCATGTGGCGCCGCCaagaatttcatttggctggCAAGTCACGTGatgtgcaacagcagcagtcgctG gttgCGACATGGTCAACTGGCACATGGCATTCCCAGTGGCACGCTCCAGGGGCATCAATATTCCCGACGCTGGACGCGCATGGCCACCTTCGGCGAGGCAAGGCAGTCGTCGCTGGGCCAGCAAAGCTCCCAAgatgcactgcgaaaaatgtCCCCATGTAAG CCCCATCCCTTAGCCGTGGATTCCGGATTGGCGAGTAGCCCCATCGCCACGTGGCCACGTGTTTACATGCGTTCCGGCCATAAAGTAACGCCAACAAACGCACTTTACAGCCTCCAAAAAGTGCCGGCTGGAATATGGGAATATGGCCATATTCCTGGGACTGCTGGCAAAGGTGGCTTGAgctaa
- the LOC122624510 gene encoding uncharacterized protein LOC122624510 isoform X4 → MLRHGQLAHGIPSGTLQGHQYSRRWTRMATFGEARQSSLGQQSSQDALRKMSPCKPHPLAVDSGLASSPIATWPRVYMRSGHKVTPTNALYSLQKVPAGIWEYGHIPGTAGKGGLS, encoded by the exons AT gttgCGACATGGTCAACTGGCACATGGCATTCCCAGTGGCACGCTCCAGGGGCATCAATATTCCCGACGCTGGACGCGCATGGCCACCTTCGGCGAGGCAAGGCAGTCGTCGCTGGGCCAGCAAAGCTCCCAAgatgcactgcgaaaaatgtCCCCATGTAAG CCCCATCCCTTAGCCGTGGATTCCGGATTGGCGAGTAGCCCCATCGCCACGTGGCCACGTGTTTACATGCGTTCCGGCCATAAAGTAACGCCAACAAACGCACTTTACAGCCTCCAAAAAGTGCCGGCTGGAATATGGGAATATGGCCATATTCCTGGGACTGCTGGCAAAGGTGGCTTGAgctaa
- the LOC122624510 gene encoding uncharacterized protein LOC122624510 isoform X6, translated as MHTNVRATQLRKRFAPCGAAKNFIWLASHVMCNSSSRWLRHGQLAHGIPSGTLQGHQYSRRWTRMATFGEARQSSLGQQSSQDALRKMSPCKAASWVTTGF; from the exons ATGCACACAAATGTGAGGGCAACTCAATTACGGAAGCGTTTTGCGCCATGTGGCGCCGCCaagaatttcatttggctggCAAGTCACGTGatgtgcaacagcagcagtcgctG gttgCGACATGGTCAACTGGCACATGGCATTCCCAGTGGCACGCTCCAGGGGCATCAATATTCCCGACGCTGGACGCGCATGGCCACCTTCGGCGAGGCAAGGCAGTCGTCGCTGGGCCAGCAAAGCTCCCAAgatgcactgcgaaaaatgtCCCCATGTAAG gcGGCGTCTTGGGTCACGACTGGTTTTTGA
- the LOC122624510 gene encoding uncharacterized protein LOC122624510 isoform X2, translated as MHTNVRATQLRKRFAPCGAAKNFIWLASHVMCNSSSRWLRHGQLAHGIPSGTLQGHQYSRRWTRMATFGEARQSSLGQQSSQDALRKMSPCKLDHTPFLDRRLHRNAMLHCRLRSFVNKHIHTYVHIRTRCTSVWAIPQTIQ; from the exons ATGCACACAAATGTGAGGGCAACTCAATTACGGAAGCGTTTTGCGCCATGTGGCGCCGCCaagaatttcatttggctggCAAGTCACGTGatgtgcaacagcagcagtcgctG gttgCGACATGGTCAACTGGCACATGGCATTCCCAGTGGCACGCTCCAGGGGCATCAATATTCCCGACGCTGGACGCGCATGGCCACCTTCGGCGAGGCAAGGCAGTCGTCGCTGGGCCAGCAAAGCTCCCAAgatgcactgcgaaaaatgtCCCCATGTAAG CTCGACCACACCCCCTTTCTGGACCGCCGCCTCCATCGGAACGCAATGCTCCATTGTAGATTAAGGTCTTTCGTAAAcaagcatatacatacatatgtacatatacgtaCGAGATGTACGAGTGTTTGGGCAATCCCCCAAACGATTCAATAA
- the LOC122623112 gene encoding antigen 5 like allergen Cul n 1 encodes MPRLLSKCSVFALGAPAVLLLVLVCEKGLTGAQTVTSTTAAPSGGYCAPALCELYNGTHLLHMPHTACGNNGSFSPACGPEPKLLEMSERRRQLLLDMHNLARSKIASGNLDGYRSAAHMPLLRWDNELEQMAALHAKRCQFAHDKCRNTPRFQFSGQNIGYFWIGREFKSHSRRMKSFVINWFREYQDANQSFIDRYHAHPQGKKIGHFTLLVSDRVNRVGCAGVRFLEVKSNRFQFMLTCNYDYNNIFNEPIYQSGPAASKCPQHQISEKFPGLCDWRDPSNDFDSEESAEDANTLDNNIPL; translated from the exons ATGCCGAGATTGTTGAGCAAGTGCAGCGTGTTCGCCCTTGGGGCGCCTGCAGTGCTCCTccttgttttggtttgcgAGAAGGGATTAACCGGAGCTCAGACTGTAACCAGCACTACCGCAGCGCCATCTGGCGGCTACTGTGCGCCAGCACTTTGTGAGCTGTACAATGGAACGCATTTGCTGCACATGCCGCATACCGCGTGTGGCAACAACGGCAGCTTCTCACCCGCCTGTGGACCGGAACCCAAACTCCTCGAAATGAGCGAGCGGCGACGCCAACTGCTGCTGGACATGCACAATTTGGCCAGATCGAAGATCGCCAGCGGAAATCTGGATGGCTATCGAAGTGCCGCCCATATGCCGCTGCTGCGTTGGGACAACGAACTGGAGCAAATGGCCGCCTTGCACGCCAAACGCTGCCAATTCGCGCACGACAAGTGCCGCAACACGCCGCGTTTCCAGTTTAGTGGCCAGAATATCGGTTACTTTTGGATCGGAAGAGAGTTCAAATCGCATTCGCGACGCATGAAATCCTTTGTGATCAACTGGTTCCGCGAGTACCAGGATGCCAATCAGAGCTTCATCGATAGATATCATGCACATCCACAAGG CAAGAAGATCGGCCACTTTACATTACTTGTGTCGGATCGAGTGAATCGCGTGGGCTGCGCCGGTGTCCGCTTCCTAGAGGTCAAATCCAATCGATTCCAGTTCATGTTGACGTGCAACTATGACtacaacaacattttcaacgAACCCATTTATCAATCTGGTCCGGCGGCATCCAAGTGCCCCCAGCATCAAATCAGCGAAAAGTTCCCCGGTTTGTGTGACTGGCGGGATCCCAGCAACGATTTCGACAGCGAGGAGAGTGCTGAGGATGCTAATACCTTGGACAACAATATCCCCctgtaa
- the LOC122624510 gene encoding uncharacterized protein LOC122624510 isoform X5 — protein sequence MHTNVRATQLRKRFAPCGAAKNFIWLASHVMCNSSSRWLRHGQLAHGIPSGTLQGHQYSRRWTRMATFGEARQSSLGQQSSQDALRKMSPCKCLPFLACAWDLGGFG from the exons ATGCACACAAATGTGAGGGCAACTCAATTACGGAAGCGTTTTGCGCCATGTGGCGCCGCCaagaatttcatttggctggCAAGTCACGTGatgtgcaacagcagcagtcgctG gttgCGACATGGTCAACTGGCACATGGCATTCCCAGTGGCACGCTCCAGGGGCATCAATATTCCCGACGCTGGACGCGCATGGCCACCTTCGGCGAGGCAAGGCAGTCGTCGCTGGGCCAGCAAAGCTCCCAAgatgcactgcgaaaaatgtCCCCATGTAAG TGCCTGCCTTTTTTGGCATGTGCCTGGGATCTGGGCGGATTTGGGTGA
- the LOC122624510 gene encoding uncharacterized protein LOC122624510 isoform X3 has product MVNWHMAFPVARSRGINIPDAGRAWPPSARQGSRRWASKAPKMHCEKCPHVRGSRWLRVGHIGHWTLDTGHSIGLTKLPPFASSLVHQEQHNPTIATKFNYNCHRERCKMPAFFGMCLGSGRIWVTWKPENW; this is encoded by the exons ATGGTCAACTGGCACATGGCATTCCCAGTGGCACGCTCCAGGGGCATCAATATTCCCGACGCTGGACGCGCATGGCCACCTTCGGCGAGGCAAGGCAGTCGTCGCTGGGCCAGCAAAGCTCCCAAgatgcactgcgaaaaatgtCCCCATGTAAG GGGCAGTCGATGGCTTCGAGTCGGCCACATTGGACACTGGACATTGGACACTGGACATTCCATTGGCCTAACGAAGTTACCTCCATTTGCAAGCAGTCTCGTTCATCAGGAGCAGCATAATCCAACGATTGCaacgaaatttaattataattgccATCGAGAAAGATGCAAAA TGCCTGCCTTTTTTGGCATGTGCCTGGGATCTGGGCGGATTTGGGTGACCTGGAAGCCGGAGAACTGGTAG